The sequence CACTTTTATTTAAAAAGCTTTAAGTATTCCACCATTTGCTCAGCCATGTAGTCAGCACTATATGTGTACCCTTCTTTGATCCAAAAATTAATCCTTCCTACTAAAGCAGCAGATTGAGTATAACAATATAAGCTTCGATCTAATTTACTTTTATATTGCTTTAAGAAATGAATGTCACTCTCTAATAAATCCTTTATTGCAGAGCAAAGTTTTTCTTGAAAGCTAGGGAATTTATTAACATCAAACAGCAAACTGAACATCGCTTTGTTATCTTCAATGTATTTAAAAACCGTTTTAGATGCGGTTGAAGAGAGTTTAATTGAAAGAGGCACCTCCCCGTTTTGAAATGTCGGTTCAATCTTACTGATAAACCCCTGTATGGCATCATCAATAATGTCTTCAATCAATTCATCTTGACCTGAATAATGAGCATAAAAAGTAGTGCGATTGTAATTAGCTAAGCTGGTTATTTCTTTAACTGTAAGATCCTTAGCATCATTTTCTCTAATTAAATCGATAAAAGCCATTCGAATGTCTCTTTTAGTCCTTTCAATTCTTCGATCCACTTTACCATTCATTGTTATCACTCTCCTTAAAACAACATACCAAACGGATTTGTCGTCAAATCAACATCAAATCGCAATCTGTCCGGGTTAAATCTGTCATCATTATATAATTGAAACTACACCTATACAAATAAGCAACATCTGTTGCCTAAATTAAGGGAGATGA is a genomic window of Shouchella clausii containing:
- a CDS encoding TetR/AcrR family transcriptional regulator; the protein is MNGKVDRRIERTKRDIRMAFIDLIRENDAKDLTVKEITSLANYNRTTFYAHYSGQDELIEDIIDDAIQGFISKIEPTFQNGEVPLSIKLSSTASKTVFKYIEDNKAMFSLLFDVNKFPSFQEKLCSAIKDLLESDIHFLKQYKSKLDRSLYCYTQSAALVGRINFWIKEGYTYSADYMAEQMVEYLKLFK